The Heliangelus exortis chromosome 31, bHelExo1.hap1, whole genome shotgun sequence DNA segment gtagattcgaggtttgtggtcaaacccaaagccgtaggccgatggttggtggtgctgtgggtggggtaccatgtgagggttagggccagccaaagttttcagtggtcactctttgcatgtgttttgcagtctcagtcgttcggattttggggccctttgagcaatattggagaatggctgccgagggctggtagattcgaggtttgtggtaaaacccaaacccataggctgattgttggtggtgctgggtagggttccatgtgagggttagggccaggcaaagttttcagtggtcattctttgcatttgtttgccagtcccgaccgttcggacttttgggagcctgcagtgaaatgaggcaatcaggagTGGCTAATTACAAGGTGGGAGGCCTGAGCTTGTGCCAATCCCACCTGTGAAATGGTGAAATGTTTCAAATACCATTTTTCTGTTATTAGCAGAATAATATAATCAAAGTTGTCCAGTTTTTAACAAACCCACTTAGATACTAGGTGTtggtttgtgctttttgttactattgaaagaagggaaaagctcTACTAATTTGCTCTAAGATCCATTTGTGCATATAATACTTAAATGTTAAATAACTTCTGTTTACTGATATTTTGCAAAGTTAAAAGTAGTAAATATAGAAAACAAACTCTGATTTTCCTCAGCTGTGTTAAATAATTCCTCAGCTCAGAGTTAAATACAAAAGGGGCATTATGAATCTGCTTACTAATAATTGAGattttcacaaattaaaataattattgttaTACTTTTCATATGGGTCCTTGCAAAACATCCTGTTATCTCAGTTAAGGCCAACCCCAGCTgggcatgagcaggattgggcaaccaataaaaggtgagTTTCAGAGGGCATGCCCGGCTCACTCTCAAGCagccagaggaagaggaggatgataGCAGAGTCTGGAGCACAAGCATCGAACAAGCCAAGCCTAAAGGTGACAAGATGGGAGCATTGTTTGTGCACCTCAACAACAACACCTGCTTGACTTTGAAGCACTGTGCCCCAAGGAAGgttccttctgctccaggagccCTGTTGAGCAACAGTGGATAGAGGCCGCTGAGGGCTTCTGAATTCGAGGTTTGTGATAATACAAAAACCTGTAGCCCcattgttggtggtgctgtgggtggggttccacgtgagggttagggccagccaaagttttcagtggtcactctttgcgttTTTTAGCCAGTCCTGAGTGTTTGGGCTTTTGGGAGCCCCACTGAGCAGCAGTGGAGACGCCCTTGACAGTCGGTatattcaaggtttgtggtAAAACCCAAACCCGTAgcccgattgttggtggtgctctgggaaGGGTTCCATGGTGGGGTTAGGGCcaggcaaagttttcagtggtcactttttgcatttgtttgccagtcccAACCCTTAGGACTTTTGGGAGCCCCCCTCTGTCCCTGTCCAACCTGTTGCAGCTGGAGGTTGGAGGCACTTTGCTCAAACTGCTCATCTCTGGTTTCCACCATTTTGCCCAATTTTTGGAAAAcctgggatggagagagagctaaaaaaaagcccaaagtcATTGGCCCCAAGGGTGGTGCTACCCACAGGGAGAGCCACtcctgggggatgctgaggaTCTGGTGAGGGACAATACCAAGCAGGGATTTAGTTGGGGGATGAAAAATTTTGGTGTGAcccttggtgtttttttgttcagaGGAAAATGGTGACTTTTTGGGTGCTAATTCATTGTGCTACAAGTAAAACCCTATAGGTGCAGCTCTATACACCCCAAAACATGACTCTGGGTGCAAGTGAAGCCCTGGATGCTGCCTCACCAGGAACCAGTGATGCTGGGCTAAGGATGAGGATGGCCAAAGGAGCACGGCAAGGCCTGGGCCATCCCAGAGGGAGCTTTGGGGTGTCCAGGAAGAGCTTCACCCAGATAAAGCCTTGGCCTTGCTGAGACAGCCACGGAGGAGCTGAATTTAGCACCAAACCCCAGCAGGGaagcccagggagggggggggtttggggccGGGAGCCTCTGCGTCACTTTCAAAATGAGACTTGTGGCTTCTTTTTTggcagaaagggaaataaacacCACCCCAGATTGCCccatttctgcctccttccAGAGCCCTTCTCCCTCACGTCCTTTATGGCCAATTCAGGCTCTGGCTGTGTTTCCTGGGACAATTCCTACACCGGGTCCTGCTGATACCAACAGCACCTCCAGCCAGTCCCAGGGACCCCGTGccagcagcacacagccccCCATAACTCTGGAAGGGATTTTGGGTggaaaaatctcccttttgGAGAACCCAGGGGTTGCTAAAGAAGCTTGAGGGGCTTCACAAAGATGCTGGTAAGCCCCAAGCCTTGGGATACCAATGATGCTGACCAAGAATCAACCAAATTAACACCCTATGAACACTCATGGGTGCCAAACAGTGCCCGTTTTAGaataaaatggaagaataaaCTAAAAGAAGGGATTTTTGGGGTTGTATGGGGGGTGGATACCGTGCCATAGCTTCTCGTGTGCCCGGCTGAAGTGTTTCTGGACTTGCTTGGCAAAGAGCCCAGGTCCctgctcacagctctgctctgggctttGGTGTTTGCTCCAGAGGAAGTTTGGGgtgaggcagctgccagcatgcACCAAGCACCCAAGGgtgctcccccctcccccctaaAAAGGCTCCCCGTGCCCTCAAGGAAGAGGGTGGGACACAGGGGGGGACAGGAAAGCCCTGCCTGCCTCTGAGTTTTTGTGTGCTCGGCTGGTTTGTGGTTTAAATTTGGCTTTTGGTGCAGTTCTGGTGCTGGGATTTCAGCCCCAGTCCAGGGTGCAGGCACCACCAAATCCCACACCCCTCCTGGCAAAGGAGGTTTTGGAAGGGAAATGGAGTTTAGTGGCAGGGAAAAATCCTGACTGGATGCCCCTAGATCCCTCTGCATGCCCCCCATCCCCAAGGAGCTGCCTTGCTGCCCAGGAAGGGGATTTTAAGCATTTCCCCCTTATCCTGATGATTTTCAGGATGccccaggaggaggggggacacagagctggaaggatgctttgggagagggaaagggaaaaggatgcTGAAGGTTGGAGGGAAGAGGATTGCAGGGCTGTAGAGAAAAGCAGCCACCAGTGCTAGAGAGAGGAACAGAGTTTATTGACAGCTTTGATTTTTAACCCTCTGTGAccaaaaatgagagaaaagatgATGTCCACCACCCAAGCCAGGGACTGGATGCTTCTCctgccactgctcagttctgggcaATGCcctggaaggagaagaaagggaagggttGAGCTGAGTAGGGACAGAACTGGAGCAAAGATAGCACCAGGtcccagccctcccagccccactgtTTCCTTACTTTGGATATCCAAGAGATGGAGGCAGGGACACGAGTGAAGACCTTGGGTTTGTTCCTGGGACACTTGGGTTTGTTCCTGGCTGGACACGAAGGTGGTGACACCATGGACCTGGCACTGCCCATCCACCACCCCAATCACCCTGTGGGACCGAGGAACCCAGGTGAGATGGGAGGAATGGAGATGtcagggggatgctggggggaaAGCAGGATGCTCTGGCCAAACCTGGTGGCTGGAGTgtccaccagcagcaccagatcATGGTGTTCCTGGTGTCAGCAGGATGGGCTGGAGGAGATCTGGTTGTCCAGCAGGGgcaggcagcctgcagcagggtgctggACACAACCAAGCACCAGTTAATGCCATGCAGGCAAAGCCCTGTGAGACCCATGGCCAGAAACACAGCAAGATCCCTACCCAAGCacagctggaagctgcttgAGTGtccccccaaaccaaaccaactttGGGCATCTCCATATCCAGAGCAAAGCCCTGTCTGGTGCCCCCTGGAATCTCCAATGCCTTAAAAATATCACCCAGCTCCCCCTCTTCCTGTTTCCCAGTGATTCAGGGCACTCACTGGGGGTCATGGCCACTGGGGAGGATGGTTCCCTCCCAGGTGTAGTTGGACAGGATGGTTCCCTGCCAGGTGTTGTTGGGCAGGATGGTTCCCTCCCAGGTGTTGTTGGGCAGGATGGTTCCCTGCCAGGTGTAGTTGTTGGGCAGGATGGTTCCCTCCAGGTGTAGCTGTTGGGCAAGATGGTTCCCTCCAGGTGTAGTTGTTGGACAGGATGGTTCCCTCCCAGGTGTAGTTTTTGGACAGGATGGTTCCCTCCCAGGTGTAGTTGTTGGGCAGGATGGTTCCCTCCCAGGTGTAGTTGTTGGGCAGGATGGTTCCCTCCCAGGTGTAGTTGTTGGGCAGGATGGTTCCCTCCCAGGTGTAGTTGTTGGGCAGGATGGTTCCCTGCCAGGTGTAGTTGTTGGGCAGGATGGTTCCCTGCCAGGTGTAGTTGATGGGCAGGATGGTTCCCTGCCAGGTGTAGCTGTCTCCCCACGTGCCTTACCCCCAGCAGGGTTGTTGCATTCCAGTTGGGAACAGATCTGGTCACTGTTGTGCTCACCAGCCACGACACAGAAGTTCATTTTACTGccacaaaagtgaaaaaagacaAGATCAGGCCacaaattcttattttctctgcagtgcaagaagcagctgctccccagagtTGGTTCATGTAAGGCCTTAATGGAGGAGCAGCAAAGACCTTCAAGAGCTGTTGTTCTCTGGGCTGAGGCAGccaaaatttctttttggaaaGGTTTTTGGTGGAAAAAGGCTTTTCCATCAGAGTCCCCCCGACCACCTGGTGCATCCCATGGAGATTCTGCTTGGAGCAGTGCCCTGTAGGAAGGGATAGGGGGGAGCAAGTCACAACCTGGGGGCTGTCACCAGGTAAGAAGCCTGAAGGCCTTCAATGTGAGGGGGAGAGAGCACTGGGACAGCTGCCCAGGGAcactgtggagtctcctctggagatattcaaaacctgctTGGATGCATTCTGTGTAATTCTGTgctccaggtgatcctgctttagcagggggttggactaaatcatctccagaggtcccttccaactccacTGATTTGGTTCTAAACACCTTCAAACTCATCTTGCTCAGGGCCTGGCACTTGGTGGGGCTTTACCTGTCTCTGCTTTGGGGTCTCCATGTCTTCTGGCTTCTAATTTTCAGGTGATGCTTCCACTGTCTTCCAGGACTCctgatggaaaatatttaattcaagGTTGAGATAAACGaaacatcaggaagaaaattgCCTGAAGCCCTCTCCTCCTGACCTGTGGCAGCTTTGGCTGTtattgcagcagaaaaaaaggtttcattCCAAATCTTTTTTCAGGGGTAGTTGTAAACACCACTATAAGGAATTaatttcatcatcatcatcatcatcattggCACCAGTGGCAGCATTAGCACCatcctctccatcatctttgttataaataattcatttttaaaattaccctCTACCCAAGTGTTAGGCTCACTACTAATTTAGGCAAAAAAGGGTCATGACACTGGACCCAAGCTATCAGGACTTGCTTTTCCTGAGCTCTGATCTTCCCCCAGCATTTACAGACAAGCTGTGATACAAACAGCAATCTCACAGCCCCCAGCAAGCTTTACCTCTTCTTCTTTGGCTtcatttttgtcatcttttggctgctgcttcttgctttctGGCATCCAGAAAGCTGAGCTCTTGCTTTGAGACACAAATCCATCAATTTCTGGACAAAATCAGGAGCCAAAACCTTCAGACAGAAGAGGGAAGACACGGTGAGGCCAGAGATGATGCTACAGCTCACTCCAAGGTGGCCAAAatccccctgcccagcagctccaggtcctACCAGCGTGGGGAAGGTGATGGCAGCACAGGACACCTTGATGGCCCAGAGCAGGACGAGGCAGATGAGCTGGATCAGGGTGAAGAAATGCACCTTTCAGCTAGGTGAAATCTGGCTGGTGTTTCACTGATGTCCCAAAGTGCTTCAAGTGATGAAAGAACTGCAAAATCAAAGTGGAAAGTGTCCACCTGGCACCTGTGTGCAGTTTCTGGCCCTGTTGAGATGTGGAGGGGGTTCCAGGATCCAGCTTGCAATGGGAAATCCTGGGTctccctgggagcagcacccaTTTCCCCATCATTCCAGCTATAAACCAGCTTGTCCAAGAGCACTTTTCCTGGCCCACTGAACAATGattcccagcagtgccagaacCTGCCTTCTCTTTGCACCAAATCCCTCATTTTCATGTAGCCAAAGCCTGACCTGCCCTGACCCCTGAAACAGAGACCCCTGGACCTGTCTGGAGCCCTGGAGACCTCCTGTGCCTCCACCAACCTTTGTCTTACACAGAATATTTCCACTGCTTGTTCCCACAGAGGCTTTTCCCTGAGccactgcttttttcctgccccCTCAGGAGTAGGAAATTTCAGGAAGCAGACATGATGAACCCTGGGAAAGTCCTCAGAGCACTTCCCAAACTTTCACCCACATCTGCTCATCCAACTCCACAGACTTCTTGCTGGCTCAGGATCATGtctggggagggcagagggaaatGAAGCCCTCAGAGCTGAAATTCCCCCCAAGTTTGAccctcagcagcctctgggGAAAGCTGCCCCACACAGGAGAACCTGACAGGGGCTCAGCCTGGCCTAGCAAGACATTTCATACAGTTCAGCCTTTGCAGTGAAAgcaacaaatttatttttttttccactaaaatcCATCCTCAAAGGGCTTAGCTGTGAttctgctgagctcagcagtgCCCACTCTAACACAGAACATCTCCTTGCCCAAATCTGGCCTCTCTGGCTGCACTACACCTGGAACCACATGGAAATGCACATGGAACACAGAGTTTCCCTCAGTTCCCTTGTTCCATGTGCCAAGCCCAGGGAGAAATGTACTAAGGATGGCTCTGGCTGCTCTGGAAAGGGTGGAATGGAGACCTGCAGGTCAAAGCCCATTTctccaaagctgctttttcaggtttttttagttttcagctCTCCCCCCCACAGAAAAACACTGCTTGCTCACCTGCCAGACAACCTCTGCTTTGACAACTCTTAAATCCTGGCTGTtaaggcaaataaaaagaaagaacgTGAGCAAATGCCTcgctcctgccctgctcctcctgcctaCACCAGCACTGTCACCACCCAGGgtgctggtggccaccttggccacctggtGGCCTTCTTGTCCAGCTGAGCCTCTTTCCCTGAGCCTTTACCTCTGTCCTCCTGTCGGATGTCATCCCAGCTGTAATCTTCCCGGGAATTCCACtgctcccccctctcctctcgCTGTCGTAGGGATCCTCATCGTCACGACGGTGCCGCTGCCCATCCATGAGTCGTAGcctggaggggatggggaatggGAACGCtgcccccagacccctccccactgccccGGGGACCCCCGGGgacccccaccccatcccacctcaGTCGTAGTCCCAGCTGCAGTCGTCGGAGAGGTCGTGGCTCTTGAAGCCGCCGCTCACGTCGCGCCGCGGGTCGTCGCGATGCCGCTCGTTGTCGTGATGGTGATACcatgggagagggggaggaaaagtggggtgaggagcagcacaCGGCCCTGGCCCTGTGCTTGCTGACCCCAGGCAGGACTTTCTGGTGGATTTCTGGGGCACTCGGTGCCTCAAGGAGGTTCTCTGAGTGGGCTGGGCCAGCGGCACAGAACTTCTCCAGAAGTTCTTCCTCCATGTTCCCCAGAACTTGCTCCTTGTTCTCAACCCCCTTCCCCATCTTCTCCAGCTACTCCTCCATCTTCTCCGACCCTTCTCTGtgttcttcagcttctcctccatcttctccaacCCTTCTCCAcattctccagcttctcctccatcttctccaacCCTTCTCCACgttcttcagcttctcctccatGTTCTCCAACCCTTCTCTgtgttctccagccccttcaccATGTTCTCCAACCCTTCcgccatcttctccagccccttccccagctctgttgcccttccctggacactCTCAAGCCCCTCGGTCACAAGAGAGATGAAGGACACCTGGGATGAGGGAGATTttagggggggagggaggaggaactgtccccaggaagctgcagcttccagcagccTAGAACTTCTCCAGAAGTTCCTCCATGTTCCCCAGAACTTGCTCCTTGTTCTCAACTCCCTTCCCCATCTTCTCCACCCCTCCTCTGTGTTCTTCAGCCCTTTCACCATGTTCTTCAATCCCTCCCCCATCTTCTCCAACCCTTCTCCGTGTTCTCCAACCTTTTTCCGTgttctccagccactcctccatGTTTTCCAACatcttctccatgttctccagcagttcctctcctctgtgttctccagccccttcatCCCAAAGGAAGCAGCAGTCATCCCGATCTGtaggggaggggacacaggacCATGGGATCCTTCTGGCTGGGAGAGACCTTGCTGCTCCAGCCAGACCAGGGACCTGAGAGCCCAAAACGGGAGAAATTGTCCCCAagctccaacccaaacctcccctggcaccactccAGGCtgttcctcttggcccatcccttgttccttgggagcagagcccgaccccccctggctccaacctcctctcaggggatggcagagccagaaggtctcccctcagcctcctctgctccaggagcaacaccccagggccctcagctgctcctcagaagtTCTCCAACCCTTCTCCCTGTTCTCCAACACCTTCTCCCTGTTCTCCAAcaccttctcccttttctccaaCACCTTCTCCCTGTTCTCCAAcaccttctccatgttctccagccCTTTCTCCTCGTGTACCatcccacctccccagccccccaccaGCAGGAACCACCATTACTCTGCAAACCCCTTGGCTGGGTCACTGCACAGGATGGGAGAGGTCAGGGTTGGGGAGGGACcagggtggtggggctggggtcCTCCTGACACAGCAAAGATccctcctgccaggagctgagcctgagagggatgggagagggagCCAGCAGGAGCCTCACCTTGATCCTGAGCTTGATCAGTGATGTCCATGGAAATACACTTCTTGTTTATCTGCCACAACacctctgcttttaaaacttttaaatcCTGGGTGTTaaggcaaacaaaaagaaagaatgtgagGAAATGGCTTCTAAGAAATACTTTCTTTAAGGAGGTTCAGCTCTTAGGCAGAGTCTGTATGGCCAGGAGCAGCCTGCTAAGCCCTGACACCTGCAGAAGATTCTCTACTCTGTTTTCAAACCCCACAGATTGCTCCCACGGGATCCtgtaagggaaggaaaagctggtGGGACTGTTGCCTGCCCAGCAGAACCAACTCACGACTTCAAACCCCAGCAGGACTTGTGGAAAAGGACCTGTCTTGGGGCAGGGAGTGATTTGGGGGTGAAGGGCACCACTGTGACCCGAGCTTGGCCCTTCCTGAGGGATGTGGTGCCCATGGTACCTGCAGTCTCTTCAATGCTGTTGGCACAAAGGTCCAGCAGCACCGTGCCATTGGTGATGTGGCTTCTCAGCTCAAAGAGGCTGTGCAGGGACAGTGTGGCCACGTAGGGCTTGCTCCAGCGCTCGCCACCATCTTCCACATCCTCCTCAAACTTCAGCCACCTGCAAACATCAGGTGTCATCAGCCCCACTGCAAGgaaagagccccagctctgccacccctTTGGTAGCGCCGTGGGGGGGCAAGAGGAGGAGGCTCCTGGGATCAGCACCTGCAGCTGGAAAAGTTTCCCGGCCCAGAGAGCAggaagcagagcctgggggCACTGCTGGAACGGGGACTCCTCTCCCACCAAccacagcaggcagcagaactCACCTTGCTGTTTCCTTCCACTCGGCACCTTCGTCCCCTTTCACGCAGATCTCATCCAGCTCAGTGAACAAATCATGGGGAACGTGcagctcatcctcctcctcactgccaAGGATGAACTGCACCCTCTGGGATGGAGTGTCTGGGGACAGAAGACAAAGCCCCATCCTGGTACATCCTGTTACATCCCTTGAACACAGCCCCTGCAAAGCAGGCACAGGATTGGTGCTGGTTCAGCCCAGGAGACTGGGCTGGCCCCGCTGCCCTGGGCTTGCACAGAgccctggagaaggagaagcatCTATTCCACCTCTGCCAGAGGATGGGctgctttccttccctgcctttcctttcTTAAAGCCTGGATCCCTCTAAGGAAAACGAGCTGAAAGCCATTTTGCATTTCActaccttaaaaaaatgttaaaacctACGAGAAGCATGAAAAAGGGGGTCAGGCTCAATAATGCCACTTCCCTCAGAAaagtggagaagaggaggctgaggggagacctccttgctctctgaaaggaggttgcagtgaGACAGAGGTTGgccagtgataggacaagaggaaatggggtcAAGCtccaccaggggaggttcaggttggattgtagaaaaaaatttcttcaggcAGAGAGTGgttaaacattggaacaggctgcccagggagctggcacCAAGTCTGGCAACTGATGATCAGCAAGACTGCAGCTCCTGTCCATCATCTGAACACATTTCTGCTTCAAGCCCCCCGAGGTACAGGACACAGAGGCACCCTGGGCAATGGCCCAGCctccaggagaggctgaagatgcagaacagagcagaggggaacagaggagagggacaagggcagggaagggggtgGAAAGCAAAGGCAAGGAGGGCAACAATAAAACAAAGACAGGTACTAGCTGAGAAAGTTTACAAAACACCAATTTCAAACAATATCTGGAACTTACAGTGCATGAGACTCACAAAAATTGGGCAATTTTTGGTTGCAACATCACAGGACTCCTGTTTGGTCAACATCAAAATCTTCTGAAGGTCCAGGAATAG contains these protein-coding regions:
- the LOC139789086 gene encoding electroneutral sodium bicarbonate exchanger 1-like; this encodes MLTKQESCDVATKNCPIFVSLMHYTPSQRVQFILGSEEEDELHVPHDLFTELDEICVKGDEGAEWKETARWLKFEEDVEDGGERWSKPYVATLSLHSLFELRSHITNGTVLLDLCANSIEETADMILSQQEVCGVG